A region of Neochlamydia sp. AcF84 DNA encodes the following proteins:
- a CDS encoding V-type ATP synthase subunit B, with protein sequence MKKVYERINDMRGNLITLMATDVSLGELARIDLQDGRSVYASVLRIEGERVTLQVFQNTRGISTQDKVIFLKRQMQAAFGDALLGRRLSGSGLPIDGGPEIFGESINIGTPSFNPVKRIVPRQMVRTNIPMIDVFNCLVKSQKIPIFSVAGEPYNPLLMRIANQTDADVVILGGMGLTFKDYQAFIDNAEASGSLNKTVMFIHRATDPAVECLLVPDMALACAERFAIEGKHVLVLLTDMTAFADSIKEIAITMDQVPSNRGYPGSLYSDLASRYEKAVLIEGSGSITIVGVTTMPGDDVTHPVPDNTGYITEGQFYLHNRQIDPFGSLSRLKQLVIGHVTREDHGDLANGMIRLYAESKKAKERQGMGFKLSHWDEQLIHYAQLFEERMMKLEVNLTIEEALDLGWRILAECFKSDEIGIKQALVAKYWPSSVATEAR encoded by the coding sequence ATGAAAAAAGTCTATGAAAGAATTAATGACATGCGGGGAAATCTGATTACTCTTATGGCGACGGACGTTAGCCTAGGAGAGTTAGCCCGAATTGACTTGCAAGATGGCCGTAGCGTCTATGCTTCCGTTTTACGAATTGAAGGAGAACGGGTAACCTTACAAGTCTTTCAAAATACACGCGGTATTTCTACTCAGGATAAAGTGATTTTTTTAAAACGTCAAATGCAAGCAGCTTTTGGTGATGCCCTTTTGGGACGCCGATTAAGTGGATCTGGCCTTCCCATTGATGGAGGTCCTGAAATTTTTGGCGAAAGTATCAACATTGGTACTCCTTCATTTAATCCTGTCAAGAGAATCGTTCCTCGTCAAATGGTACGTACTAATATCCCCATGATCGATGTCTTTAACTGCTTAGTTAAATCTCAAAAAATACCCATTTTTTCAGTGGCAGGCGAACCTTACAATCCTCTTTTAATGCGGATTGCTAATCAAACCGATGCAGACGTAGTGATTTTAGGGGGTATGGGGCTTACCTTTAAAGATTATCAAGCTTTTATTGATAATGCTGAGGCTTCAGGTTCTTTAAATAAAACGGTTATGTTTATCCATCGTGCTACAGATCCGGCTGTAGAGTGTTTGCTGGTGCCCGATATGGCGCTAGCTTGCGCTGAAAGATTTGCTATTGAGGGCAAACATGTCCTAGTTTTGCTAACAGATATGACTGCTTTTGCAGATTCGATTAAAGAAATAGCCATCACTATGGACCAAGTTCCTTCAAATAGGGGCTACCCAGGCTCCTTGTATTCTGATTTAGCTTCTCGATATGAGAAAGCTGTCTTAATTGAAGGGAGTGGGTCCATCACTATTGTAGGGGTTACTACGATGCCTGGAGATGATGTGACTCATCCAGTACCTGACAATACGGGTTATATTACTGAAGGCCAGTTTTATCTTCATAACCGTCAAATTGATCCTTTTGGCTCACTCTCTCGCTTAAAACAGCTAGTGATTGGCCATGTGACTCGCGAAGATCATGGGGATCTAGCCAACGGCATGATTCGGCTCTATGCAGAATCTAAGAAAGCTAAAGAGCGCCAAGGCATGGGTTTTAAGCTCTCTCACTGGGATGAGCAGCTGATTCATTACGCGCAGCTATTTGAAGAGCGTATGATGAAATTAGAGGTAAATCTTACTATCGAAGAGGCTTTAGACCTAGGATGGCGTATTTTAGCTGAATGTTTTAAATCCGATGAAATCGGCATTAAGCAAGCTTTAGTGGCCAAATATTGGCCTTCTAGTGTAGCGACAGAGGCAAGATAA
- the tal gene encoding transaldolase, with translation MSSQLEQLKQITTIVVDTGDIDTIKKFTPTDATTNPSLILAATQQSQYKHLLDDAVQYAKKKAANSKEMRTLMMDKLFVNFGIEILRLVPGRVSTEVDARLSFDRDESIRKAHTLIKLYEEAGINKERVLIKLASTWESTRAAQELENEGIHCNMTLLFSLPQAIACADVKATLISPFVGRILDWYKKNENASGYAPSEDPGVQSVTQIYNYLKKFGYKTQVMGASFRNVDEILELAGCDLLTIAPSLLEKLKNTQGPVPRKLNADQARHLNLEKINLDEKSFRLMLNDNAMATEKLAEGIRKFAEDSVKLEQYMADSYNLSF, from the coding sequence ATGTCTAGTCAACTTGAACAGCTTAAACAAATAACTACTATCGTGGTAGATACGGGCGACATTGATACTATAAAAAAGTTCACCCCTACAGATGCTACCACTAATCCCTCCTTAATTTTGGCTGCTACCCAACAATCGCAATATAAACATTTGCTTGATGATGCTGTCCAATACGCTAAAAAGAAAGCTGCCAATTCTAAAGAAATGCGTACTTTAATGATGGACAAGTTATTCGTTAACTTTGGAATAGAAATCTTACGACTTGTTCCCGGACGAGTTTCAACGGAAGTGGATGCGCGTCTTTCATTTGATAGGGATGAGAGCATTCGTAAAGCGCATACTCTTATAAAATTATATGAAGAGGCAGGAATCAACAAGGAACGCGTGCTTATCAAATTAGCTTCTACATGGGAAAGCACACGAGCAGCACAAGAACTTGAAAATGAAGGCATTCATTGTAATATGACTCTATTATTCAGCTTACCACAAGCCATAGCTTGTGCGGACGTTAAGGCTACTCTTATTTCTCCCTTTGTAGGGCGCATTTTGGACTGGTATAAAAAGAATGAAAATGCAAGTGGTTATGCCCCTTCAGAAGATCCAGGTGTGCAATCCGTTACCCAAATTTACAACTACTTGAAGAAATTTGGATACAAAACGCAAGTGATGGGTGCAAGCTTCCGCAATGTCGATGAAATTCTTGAACTTGCCGGCTGTGATCTGCTAACAATAGCCCCTTCCCTTTTAGAAAAGCTTAAAAATACTCAAGGCCCTGTTCCTCGTAAGCTTAATGCTGATCAAGCTCGTCATTTGAACTTAGAGAAAATTAATCTAGATGAGAAAAGCTTCCGTTTAATGTTAAATGACAATGCGATGGCTACAGAAAAATTAGCTGAAGGTATACGCAAATTTGCTGAAGATTCGGTTAAACTCGAACAATATATGGCTGATAGCTACAACTTATCTTTCTAA
- a CDS encoding V-type ATP synthase subunit A, which yields MSADTTVEQEKISLSKGKVVKAFGNLLQVEFEGHIRQGEIAMVDVQGVDLKAEVIEIIGNEAKVQVYEDTTGIEYGTSVRFMGDLLEAELGPGLLTSILDGLQNPLENVADVAGFFLSRGVYIPALDRQRHWEYLPVAKIGDVLTRGDTLGTTIEERFKHHIMLPFSHFGKYKITWVIKPGTYSIDTVVAKAMDENGYEHQFTMVQKWPIKTSLFEGEKIKPSKMMDTGLRIIDTQFPLMKGGTFCSPGPFGAGKTVLQHHLSKFSSVDIVVLVACGERAGEVVEILREFPHLIDPHTDQTLMTRTVIICNTSSMPVAARESSIYMGITIAEYYRQMGLDILLLADSTSRWAQALREMSGRLEEIPGEEAFPAYLASRIADFYERSGAISLKNGKQGSVTIGGAVSPAGGNFEEPVTQATLAVVGAFLGLSRERSDSRRYPAIDPLISWSKYIDQVSQELDEECEGWGEMVQTAETILRKGYEIGKRMEVVGEEGTAIEDMVIFLKAELYDFAYLQQNAFDKEDAYSPLKRQIITFKLINKVFGKPFRFTTHYEARQYFNSLQNQIKNMNFMSTTSSHYRETFARIEQLIEKAN from the coding sequence ATGAGCGCTGATACAACAGTAGAACAAGAAAAAATAAGCTTGAGTAAAGGAAAAGTTGTGAAAGCTTTTGGCAACTTGCTGCAGGTGGAATTTGAAGGTCATATTCGTCAGGGCGAAATAGCTATGGTTGATGTGCAAGGCGTTGATCTTAAGGCAGAGGTAATTGAAATTATAGGGAACGAAGCTAAAGTTCAAGTGTATGAAGATACGACGGGGATTGAATATGGCACCTCGGTCAGATTCATGGGAGATCTTCTGGAAGCTGAATTGGGCCCTGGCCTGTTAACCTCTATTTTAGATGGTCTTCAAAATCCTTTGGAAAATGTGGCAGATGTAGCAGGCTTCTTTTTATCCAGAGGCGTCTATATTCCTGCCTTGGATAGGCAACGCCATTGGGAATACCTACCTGTAGCTAAGATAGGCGATGTTCTAACAAGGGGGGATACTTTAGGCACCACTATTGAAGAGCGTTTCAAGCATCATATCATGTTACCTTTTTCCCATTTTGGAAAATATAAAATCACTTGGGTTATTAAGCCAGGGACTTACAGTATTGATACCGTAGTAGCTAAAGCAATGGATGAAAATGGCTATGAGCATCAGTTTACGATGGTGCAAAAATGGCCTATTAAAACCTCACTGTTTGAAGGTGAGAAGATTAAGCCCTCTAAAATGATGGACACAGGCTTAAGGATTATTGATACGCAATTTCCTTTAATGAAAGGCGGCACTTTTTGCAGCCCAGGGCCTTTTGGAGCAGGTAAGACAGTCCTTCAACATCACCTTTCAAAATTTTCCTCCGTAGACATCGTTGTTCTCGTAGCTTGCGGGGAACGTGCAGGCGAAGTTGTAGAAATTCTGCGAGAGTTTCCTCATTTAATTGATCCCCATACTGATCAGACTTTAATGACTCGTACAGTAATTATATGTAATACTTCTTCCATGCCGGTAGCGGCACGCGAATCATCGATCTATATGGGTATTACCATTGCTGAATATTATCGCCAAATGGGCTTAGATATTCTTCTGTTAGCTGATTCTACTTCTCGCTGGGCGCAAGCTCTAAGAGAGATGTCTGGACGTCTTGAAGAGATTCCTGGCGAAGAGGCCTTCCCTGCCTATCTAGCCTCTCGTATTGCTGATTTTTATGAGCGCTCAGGAGCGATTTCTTTAAAAAATGGAAAGCAAGGTTCGGTCACTATTGGAGGCGCTGTATCACCGGCAGGAGGTAACTTTGAAGAACCTGTAACTCAAGCAACTTTAGCGGTTGTAGGAGCGTTTCTAGGTCTGTCGAGGGAACGTTCTGATTCTCGCAGATATCCAGCGATTGATCCTTTGATCTCTTGGTCTAAATATATCGATCAAGTAAGCCAGGAACTTGACGAGGAGTGTGAAGGGTGGGGAGAGATGGTTCAGACAGCGGAAACAATCTTACGCAAAGGTTATGAAATTGGTAAGCGTATGGAAGTAGTCGGCGAGGAGGGCACCGCGATTGAAGACATGGTAATCTTTCTTAAAGCTGAGCTTTACGATTTTGCCTATTTACAACAAAATGCTTTTGATAAAGAAGATGCATATTCTCCTCTCAAAAGGCAGATCATTACTTTTAAGTTAATCAATAAAGTTTTTGGCAAGCCCTTTAGATTTACGACTCATTATGAGGCACGTCAATATTTTAACAGCCTTCAAAACCAGATAAAAAATATGAACTTTATGTCGACAACTTCAAGCCACTATCGTGAAACATTTGCTCGTATTGAGCAGCTTATTGAAAAAGCAAACTAA
- the rpoC gene encoding DNA-directed RNA polymerase subunit beta' produces the protein MTDNQRDEQQFDKLTIKIASDDIIRNQWSRGEIKKPETINYRTFKPEKGGLFCEKIFGPTRDWECACGKYKKIKHKGIVCDRCGVEVTLSKVRRERMAHIELAVPVVHIWFFKTMPSRIGNVLGMSSTDLERVIYYEEYVVTDPGNTDLEKKQLLNDVEYREAQEKYGRDSFKAKMGAEAVTDLLATEDLQSVLVELKEKLRKTKSMQARMKLAKRLKIVESFVSSTNKPEWMVMACVPVIPPDLRPLVPLDGGRFATSDLNDLYRRVINRNNRLKAILKLKTPEVIIRNEKRMLQEAVDALFDNGRHGHPVMGAGNRPLKSLSEMLKGKQGRFRQNLLGKRVDYSGRSVIIVGPELKFNQCGLPKLMALELFEPFIVKRLKDLGYVYTIRSAKKMIQRHAPEVWDVLEDIIKGHPVLLNRAPTLHRLGIQAFEPVLIEGKAIRIHPLVCAAFNADFDGDQMAVYVPLSIEAQLEAKLLMMAPDNIFLPSSGKPVAVPSQDMTLGLYYLMHDPLYFPEEHGQKIRVFRDAQEVLMALHAGGSYNWYEYEKGGKRIDDEATNKVHYSRGVRIHELIKVRTEAGIIETTPGRVLFNMIVPKEMGFQNYSLPKKKMSELVMDCYKKAGLEATVRFLDNLKSLGFSEATKAALSMGVCDVRIPEIKGKILQEAHERVAQVKKQYEEGIITDGERHSKTISIWTEVSEQVSEELFKLVGEVKESKRNPLYMMLDSGARGNKSQIRQLGALRGLMAKPSGAIIESPITSNFREGLTVLEYSISSHGARKGLADTALKTADSGYLTRRLVDVAQDVIITEEDCGTLNGIEVSAIKQGQEELLPLKDRIFGRTVSDEIYLPGDSTKLLAKAGDVLTIQQAEAIDDSGIEHIRIRSVLTCETRRGVCSKCYGLNLANGRTVGQGEAVGIIAAQSIGEPGTQLTMRTFHLGGIASASVSPEIITEQEGIVIYTDLRVVQNDEGLWIALNKNGSLNIVRDEGRTIEEYKKLLSTKSIEALQTFTVELGTKILVPDGSKVKLGKKIAEWEQHNIPIICDRPGYVKYEDLVEGISTERDVNKQTGQTELVVKQHRGELHPQIVIYADKECTELVGTYPIPSGAIISVAEGQYSSGGKLLARLPRGALKTKDITGGLPRVAELFEARKPKDSAEIAKIDGVVDFRGVQKNKRIVVVRDEVSGMEEEHLISHTKHLIVQRGDHVIKGQQLTDGIVIPHEILEVCGVRELQKYLVNQVQEVYRLQGVDINDKHIEIIVRQMLKKVRVLDPGDTSMLFGEEIDKREFEQENNKVIKEGGKAGQGVPVLLGITKASLSTESFISAASFQDTTRVLTEAACAGKTDYLMGFKENVIMGHIIPGGTGFAYHKRVKKFVDKEHEEELLFDFEDEPVEVSV, from the coding sequence ATGACAGACAATCAAAGAGATGAGCAGCAATTTGATAAGCTCACGATCAAAATTGCATCTGATGACATCATCAGAAATCAATGGTCGCGTGGAGAAATTAAAAAGCCTGAGACGATCAATTATCGAACTTTTAAGCCAGAAAAAGGCGGCTTGTTTTGTGAAAAGATTTTCGGCCCTACACGCGATTGGGAATGCGCTTGCGGAAAATATAAAAAAATCAAGCATAAAGGGATTGTTTGCGATCGCTGTGGTGTCGAAGTCACTCTCTCCAAAGTACGCCGTGAAAGAATGGCCCATATCGAATTAGCTGTGCCCGTTGTGCATATTTGGTTTTTTAAAACTATGCCTTCGCGTATTGGAAATGTTTTGGGTATGTCTTCGACCGATCTAGAGAGGGTCATTTATTATGAAGAGTATGTAGTTACAGATCCAGGTAACACAGACCTTGAGAAAAAACAATTGCTTAACGATGTCGAATACCGAGAAGCGCAAGAAAAATATGGCCGAGATTCTTTTAAAGCTAAAATGGGTGCTGAAGCTGTCACCGATTTGCTGGCTACAGAGGATTTACAGTCTGTTTTAGTTGAGCTGAAAGAAAAGTTGCGTAAAACTAAATCCATGCAAGCGCGCATGAAGCTAGCTAAGCGTCTTAAAATTGTAGAAAGCTTTGTTTCCTCTACTAATAAGCCGGAGTGGATGGTCATGGCATGTGTACCTGTCATTCCACCTGATTTAAGACCCCTCGTTCCTTTAGATGGTGGTAGATTTGCTACCTCTGATCTTAACGATCTTTACCGCCGCGTAATCAATCGCAATAATCGTCTTAAAGCTATTCTTAAGCTCAAAACCCCTGAAGTGATTATCCGCAACGAAAAACGTATGTTGCAAGAAGCTGTAGATGCTTTATTTGATAATGGCCGCCATGGACATCCAGTTATGGGAGCTGGTAACCGCCCTCTTAAGTCTTTATCAGAAATGCTTAAAGGTAAACAAGGGCGTTTCCGCCAAAACCTTTTGGGTAAAAGGGTTGACTACTCAGGACGCTCAGTAATTATTGTCGGTCCAGAGCTAAAATTTAACCAATGCGGTCTACCGAAGCTAATGGCTCTTGAGCTATTCGAGCCCTTTATTGTAAAACGCTTGAAAGATTTGGGCTATGTTTATACCATACGCTCAGCTAAAAAAATGATCCAACGTCATGCTCCTGAGGTGTGGGACGTCCTGGAAGATATCATTAAAGGGCATCCTGTTCTACTCAACCGGGCACCTACTTTGCACCGCCTAGGTATTCAAGCTTTCGAGCCTGTACTCATTGAAGGGAAAGCTATCCGCATTCATCCTCTAGTGTGCGCTGCCTTTAACGCTGACTTTGACGGGGACCAGATGGCAGTTTATGTGCCTTTATCTATCGAAGCACAATTGGAAGCTAAGCTTTTGATGATGGCTCCTGATAACATTTTCTTGCCCTCCTCAGGTAAGCCTGTAGCTGTTCCTTCGCAAGATATGACCCTTGGCCTTTATTATCTGATGCATGATCCTCTTTATTTCCCTGAAGAGCATGGACAGAAAATACGTGTTTTCCGCGATGCCCAGGAAGTGCTGATGGCTTTACATGCTGGTGGAAGTTATAACTGGTATGAATATGAAAAGGGTGGCAAGCGTATAGATGATGAAGCCACAAATAAAGTGCATTACAGCCGTGGCGTACGTATTCATGAGTTAATCAAAGTTAGAACAGAAGCAGGTATTATTGAAACTACACCTGGACGGGTGCTTTTCAATATGATTGTACCTAAAGAAATGGGTTTTCAAAATTACAGCTTGCCTAAGAAAAAGATGTCAGAGCTAGTCATGGATTGTTATAAAAAAGCTGGGTTGGAAGCCACAGTACGTTTTCTTGACAATCTAAAATCTTTAGGTTTTTCTGAAGCTACCAAAGCAGCTTTATCGATGGGAGTATGTGATGTACGCATTCCTGAGATTAAAGGCAAAATTTTGCAAGAAGCGCATGAGCGTGTAGCCCAAGTTAAAAAGCAATATGAAGAAGGGATTATTACCGATGGGGAGCGACACTCTAAGACTATCAGTATTTGGACAGAAGTCTCTGAACAGGTTTCTGAAGAGCTATTTAAACTTGTAGGAGAAGTCAAAGAATCCAAACGTAATCCTTTATATATGATGTTAGATTCCGGCGCACGTGGTAACAAGTCACAGATTAGGCAGTTAGGTGCATTGCGGGGCTTGATGGCAAAGCCGTCAGGCGCAATTATCGAATCGCCTATTACCTCTAACTTCCGCGAAGGATTAACGGTTCTTGAATATTCGATCTCTTCTCACGGTGCCCGTAAAGGTCTGGCAGATACAGCTTTAAAAACTGCTGACTCCGGCTATCTTACGCGTCGTTTAGTTGATGTGGCCCAAGATGTGATCATTACCGAAGAAGATTGCGGAACTTTAAATGGTATTGAAGTATCAGCGATTAAGCAAGGGCAAGAGGAATTATTGCCTTTAAAAGATCGTATTTTTGGCCGTACTGTCTCTGATGAAATTTATCTGCCCGGCGATAGTACAAAATTACTGGCTAAAGCAGGCGATGTCTTGACTATTCAACAAGCCGAGGCTATTGATGACTCAGGTATTGAACATATTAGGATTCGTTCGGTGTTAACCTGCGAAACGCGCCGAGGAGTATGCTCCAAGTGCTATGGTCTTAACTTGGCAAATGGGCGGACTGTTGGTCAAGGTGAAGCGGTAGGTATTATTGCTGCCCAGTCTATTGGTGAACCTGGTACACAGCTGACAATGCGTACTTTCCACTTAGGTGGTATTGCCTCAGCAAGCGTAAGCCCTGAGATTATTACCGAACAAGAAGGAATAGTGATCTACACAGATCTTCGTGTCGTACAAAATGATGAAGGATTGTGGATTGCATTGAACAAAAATGGGTCCTTAAACATTGTACGAGATGAAGGACGCACGATTGAAGAGTATAAAAAATTACTTAGCACAAAATCGATCGAAGCTCTTCAAACTTTCACGGTAGAATTGGGTACGAAAATTTTAGTGCCCGATGGATCAAAAGTGAAATTAGGTAAGAAAATTGCTGAATGGGAGCAACACAATATTCCCATTATTTGCGATCGTCCGGGCTACGTTAAATACGAAGATCTTGTGGAGGGTATCTCGACAGAACGAGATGTTAATAAGCAAACGGGCCAGACAGAATTGGTTGTCAAGCAGCACCGTGGTGAACTTCATCCTCAAATTGTAATCTATGCTGATAAGGAATGTACAGAACTTGTAGGCACTTATCCTATTCCTTCGGGAGCCATTATTTCAGTAGCTGAAGGGCAATATTCTAGTGGTGGTAAGCTTCTTGCTAGATTGCCTCGTGGAGCCTTGAAAACAAAAGATATTACAGGAGGTCTTCCTCGTGTGGCTGAGCTCTTTGAAGCTCGTAAGCCGAAAGACTCTGCGGAAATAGCTAAAATTGATGGGGTGGTAGATTTTCGTGGTGTACAAAAGAACAAGCGAATAGTCGTAGTACGTGATGAAGTATCAGGAATGGAAGAAGAACATCTCATTTCTCATACTAAGCACTTAATCGTTCAGCGTGGCGACCATGTTATTAAAGGTCAACAGCTGACTGATGGTATCGTCATCCCTCATGAAATCCTGGAAGTGTGTGGGGTACGGGAACTACAGAAATATCTTGTGAATCAAGTACAAGAGGTTTATCGCCTCCAGGGTGTGGATATCAATGATAAACACATTGAGATTATCGTACGTCAGATGCTCAAAAAAGTGCGTGTGCTGGATCCAGGCGATACCAGTATGTTGTTCGGTGAAGAGATAGACAAACGAGAATTTGAGCAAGAAAATAATAAGGTGATTAAAGAAGGCGGTAAAGCGGGACAAGGAGTTCCTGTCCTGTTGGGTATCACGAAAGCTTCATTGAGCACCGAATCCTTTATTTCAGCTGCTTCTTTCCAAGATACTACCCGTGTATTGACAGAAGCTGCTTGTGCAGGTAAGACTGACTATTTGATGGGCTTTAAAGAAAACGTCATCATGGGACATATCATCCCCGGCGGGACAGGCTTTGCCTATCATAAGCGAGTTAAAAAGTTTGTCGACAAAGAGCACGAGGAAGAGCTGTTGTTTGACTTTGAAGATGAACCTGTAGAAGTTTCTGTGTAA
- a CDS encoding V-type ATP synthase subunit E → MKTLEKGQDKIKKISEQLRSEILEPAKEEAKKIIQEAEQKADRIIEEAEKHVETLIQAGRKTLEQERHVFHSSLQQASKQSVEALKQTIEHNLFNDQLNTLLNQSTINPKVIADLIAALIKAIEKEGLAGDLSAVVPHTVSTKEVNDLLADGILKRLKDQSVVVGDFKGGVKIKFIDKCLTIDMSDETLKDLISRYVRKDFRKFFFGS, encoded by the coding sequence ATGAAGACATTAGAGAAAGGTCAAGATAAAATAAAAAAAATTTCCGAGCAATTGAGAAGCGAGATTTTAGAACCTGCAAAAGAAGAAGCTAAAAAAATCATCCAAGAGGCTGAGCAAAAAGCTGATCGTATCATTGAAGAAGCCGAAAAGCATGTGGAAACTTTAATTCAGGCGGGACGTAAAACTCTTGAACAAGAACGCCATGTATTCCATTCATCTCTACAACAAGCCTCTAAGCAATCTGTAGAAGCTCTAAAGCAAACAATTGAGCATAATCTTTTTAATGATCAACTCAATACGCTACTTAATCAGTCAACGATTAACCCTAAAGTGATCGCTGATCTAATTGCCGCCTTGATAAAAGCCATCGAGAAGGAAGGCCTGGCCGGAGATTTGTCGGCCGTTGTACCGCATACTGTCTCTACTAAAGAAGTCAATGATTTGCTAGCTGATGGCATCCTTAAGCGCTTGAAAGATCAAAGCGTGGTGGTAGGAGATTTTAAAGGCGGAGTAAAGATAAAATTTATTGACAAATGCTTGACGATCGATATGAGTGATGAAACTTTAAAAGATTTAATTTCACGTTATGTACGTAAAGACTTTCGCAAATTCTTTTTTGGTAGTTAA
- a CDS encoding DUF2764 family protein, translated as MNRQYYFVGTSLPPLHLGEKPDISWRDLQRLLADNLAEADYVQTQVLRRYHDLLNIRSYLKKEPIDKYGNLDLNELEETIVDEAALLPSYMMEYLERYESKEARIDHFPQLMAAFFREEVVSTQGFLKSYLSFEKNLRLILTAYRAKKLERDMAKELQFENFDEDIVVQLISQKDSKTFEPPAGFEELKNILDEKHTTPLVLQKALNEYRLKTLEKVRDLNVFSFDSILAYLASFILVEKWSALDKEQGLQIVDTIIKGKL; from the coding sequence ATGAACCGTCAATATTATTTTGTGGGAACTTCATTACCTCCTCTCCATTTAGGTGAAAAGCCTGACATTAGTTGGAGAGATTTGCAAAGATTGCTAGCGGACAATCTTGCAGAAGCTGACTATGTCCAAACCCAAGTTTTAAGGCGTTACCATGATCTCCTTAATATTCGTTCTTATCTAAAAAAAGAACCTATCGATAAATATGGTAACCTAGACTTGAACGAACTAGAAGAAACCATTGTAGATGAGGCGGCTTTGCTGCCTTCTTATATGATGGAATATTTAGAGCGCTATGAAAGTAAAGAAGCTCGTATTGATCATTTTCCGCAGCTTATGGCAGCTTTTTTTAGAGAAGAGGTGGTAAGCACCCAAGGTTTCTTAAAAAGTTACCTTAGTTTTGAGAAAAACTTACGACTCATCCTAACCGCCTATAGAGCAAAAAAATTAGAGCGCGATATGGCTAAAGAGCTTCAATTTGAAAATTTTGATGAAGATATAGTGGTGCAATTAATTTCTCAAAAAGATTCCAAAACATTTGAGCCTCCAGCAGGTTTTGAAGAATTAAAAAACATTCTAGATGAGAAACATACTACTCCTTTAGTTTTACAAAAAGCATTAAATGAATATCGTTTAAAAACCCTTGAAAAGGTAAGAGATTTAAATGTCTTTTCCTTTGATAGCATATTAGCTTATCTAGCTAGCTTTATTCTCGTGGAGAAGTGGAGCGCTTTAGACAAAGAACAGGGATTACAAATTGTAGATACTATCATTAAAGGAAAACTATGA